CGCGGGCGGCGGCAGGATTCCCTTCTCGAGCCAGCGATACTCTCCGGCCAGGACCTCCTGCGCGAGCTTGTACGCCGGCTGGTCCACCGGGGAGAAGACCCGGTCGAAGAGTTCTTCGATCCGCCGGCGGGCCCGGCGGCATACGAGGTCCGCCAGTTTCTCGGGCGACCGGTCGGACGGATTTTCACGGAGCTTTTGCGAGGCGTAGGCGACGGTCGCGCACATGGCGAAGATCTCGGCCCCGACGTCTACGAGGCGGAAGAGCACGGCCTGCCGGCGCTCCAGCTTCGGCCCGAAGCGAACCATCGCGCGAGCGATGGTTCGGGCGAGGCGGCGGGACGCCTTGCCGGCATAAGCCACGTGCCCCGCGAGGGCGCCGTATCTCGAATAGGCCATCCGACCGCGCCCGAAGAGCGTGCCTCCGAGCCAGCGTGCCATGTAGAAGCCGAGGCCGATCGAGTCCTTGATCTTGGCCCCGAGCTTCGCGTCCGGATCCGCGACGGCTCCCGCCTTCTGAAGGTGCGGATCGACGGCTTCGCGCGCGATGAAGAGACGCATGATCTCCGACGACCCCTCGAAGATCCGGTTGATGCGCATCGAACGGAGCGCCCGCTCGACCGCGATCGGAGCCTCGCCCCGCGCCGCGAGCGACTCAGCGGTCTCGTAACCCCTTCCACCCCGGATCTGCATCGTATCGTCCACGACGCGCCAACCGACTTCCGAGTTGTAGAGCTTCGCGAGCGCTGCCTCGAGGCGGATATCGTAGTTTCCGGAGTCCGCGAGGGCGACGCCGAGTTCCGCGACCGACTGCATGGCGAAGGTGTCCGCGGTCATCCCCGCGATCATGTGGGCGACAGCCTCGTGTTTCCCGATGTTCTGGCCCCACTGGCGACGCACGGACGACCATTCCCTCGAGACTTGCACGCACCACTTTCCGGCCGCCGCGCAGTTCCAGGGAATAGACAGGCGCCCCGTGTTGAGCGTCACGAGGGCGAGCTTGAGACCCCGGCCCTCCGCGAGGATTACATTCTCCTTCGGAATGCGGACGTTTTCGAACTTGAGAACCGCGTTTTCGATTCCCGGCAATCCCATGAAAGTGCAGCGGTGGGTGACCGAAATGCCCTCCCACGCCATCTCGACGATGAAGGCCGTGATCCCGGCCTTCTTTCCTTCGCCCCCTGGGGTCCGCGCCATGACCACGAGGAGCTCGGCGACGGTTCCGTTCGTGCACCAGAGCTTGTTGCCGTTCAGGATGAAGGCCTCGCCGTCTTCCGTCGGCGTCGCCTCACAGGTCATGCGGGCGGGGTCGCTCCCGACGTCCACTTCCGTCAGCGCGAAACCCGAGATCGCACCCTTCGCGCAGCGTGGGAGATACTTCTTCTTCTGCTCCGGCGTCCCGAAGATCTTGAGGGGCTGCGGCACACCGATGGACTGGTGCGCGGAGAGAAGGCTGCTGATCGTCGAGGAGTGCGATCCCGTGAGGGCGATCGCCCGCGAGTAAGTTCGCTGCGAGAGCCCGAGGCCGCCGTACTCCTGCGAAATCTTGATCCCGAAGGCGCCGAGCTTGGCTAGCCCGTCGCGGATCTCCTGCGGGATCCCCTTCTCCGCGTCGAGGACTCCGGCGTCCACGGTCTTCAGATACGCCTCGAGGTCGCGGAGAAACTTCTCTCCTCGTTCGCCGTCGGGATGCGCCGGTTCCGGGATGGGATCGATGAGGTCCATCCGAAGCCGTCCGAGAAAGAGCTCGCGGACGAAGCTCGGCTTGGTCCATTCGGT
The window above is part of the Gemmatimonadota bacterium genome. Proteins encoded here:
- a CDS encoding acyl-CoA dehydrogenase family protein — encoded protein: MSTSTTQSPAPTASPPAKRDVSEREARNVAEAARETEWTKPSFVRELFLGRLRMDLIDPIPEPAHPDGERGEKFLRDLEAYLKTVDAGVLDAEKGIPQEIRDGLAKLGAFGIKISQEYGGLGLSQRTYSRAIALTGSHSSTISSLLSAHQSIGVPQPLKIFGTPEQKKKYLPRCAKGAISGFALTEVDVGSDPARMTCEATPTEDGEAFILNGNKLWCTNGTVAELLVVMARTPGGEGKKAGITAFIVEMAWEGISVTHRCTFMGLPGIENAVLKFENVRIPKENVILAEGRGLKLALVTLNTGRLSIPWNCAAAGKWCVQVSREWSSVRRQWGQNIGKHEAVAHMIAGMTADTFAMQSVAELGVALADSGNYDIRLEAALAKLYNSEVGWRVVDDTMQIRGGRGYETAESLAARGEAPIAVERALRSMRINRIFEGSSEIMRLFIAREAVDPHLQKAGAVADPDAKLGAKIKDSIGLGFYMARWLGGTLFGRGRMAYSRYGALAGHVAYAGKASRRLARTIARAMVRFGPKLERRQAVLFRLVDVGAEIFAMCATVAYASQKLRENPSDRSPEKLADLVCRRARRRIEELFDRVFSPVDQPAYKLAQEVLAGEYRWLEKGILPPPAPEGVER